The window ATTTTGGCGTGGCTCTGGATGCCTTTTCCCATCTGCCCGAAGAAGGGCGGCTTGTTTTTTTTCTGCACCCGGTAAGCATGGGACATCCTGATTTTCCTGAAATGCTGAGTACAATTCTTGAAAAAAAAGAAGTCTCTCCCCGGCGTATTGTCCTTGGTATTCAGGAAGAGGACCTTAATGCCTTTATGGATATGCCCGGCCCATCCCTTTCCATCCATACGGGAACAGGTCTGTGTATCTGCGGCGCTGGTGAAAAAAGCCTTTCTTTGCTCCACCTTGCAGGCCTGCGTCCGGATCTTTTTCTTCTGGAATCCTCGGCATTCAGGCAGTATGCCTCGGGGCAGGACCATGCTGCGCTGATGGTGGGCATGCTGTCGGATGCCTGCCGCCGTATACAGTGCGTCTCCGGTGTTATCAATGTGAATAAAAAAAAGGACAGGCGTTATTTTAACGGACTTGGCTTTTCTTTGATGCAGGGAAATGCCGTTGCACCGGCATCCTCCCTGCCTTCCGTGCACCATGTGGAAGAAAGCGGTGGCAGTCCTGACGGGCAGGTTTTTCAAGGCTGTAAGGGTTTCGGCGTGGGCCATCTGGTCAGCCCCGGAATCACTGCCCAGGCAGCGGATACCGTTGAAGAGATAAGCCGTATACTGAAAAACCGTCCGCCAACGGACAGCATATGTCTTTTGAAGGAAAATCGGCCAGTGGGCCTTCTCATGCGCTATAATCTGGACCGTCACCTAAGCTCGCCCTATGGCAATGCCCTTTTTCTGAAAAAAAGCGTTGCCCGGATTATGGATACGGAACCCATGATCCGGGATGCGGGGACACCTCCGGATGAAGTGGCCCGTGCTGCCATGTCCCGCTCTGCGGAACGCTTATTGATGATATTCTGATTACTGAAAACGGGCTTTATAAAGGAATGGTATCCGTTCGCAGCCTGCTGGATGTCATGTCCAGGATTCAGGTGGAAACCGCAAGGGGGGCAAATCCTTTAACGGGTCTGCCCGGCAATACCAGCATTGAAAAAACCATGGAGGCATATCGGCGGGATCAGGTGCGCATGAGCCTGATCTATGCGGATCTGGACCACTTTAAGGCCTATAATGACTGTCTTGGTTTTGAGGCCGGTGACCGTATGCTCATGTTCACAAGCCGTTTGATACGGGAGAGCGTATCCCTTTGCTGCCGCAGTGATGCCTTTATTGGCCATGTGGGGGGGGATGATTTTGTCATTTTCACCCATCCGGCGGAGGCGGAAGCCTTTGCAAGGGATCTTACGGAAAAATTCGAGGGGGAAACCCGGATTCTCTATCCGGAGAACATCCGTAATCAGGGTTTTTTTCAGGGTAAATCCAGAGAGGGAATTGCCTGCCAGTTTCCCATGGTATCCATTTCTCTGGGAATCGTGGACTGTCAGTTCCATCCGGGAATGGATTCTTCGGAACTCAGTCTTCGTGTGGCCCAGATCAAAGGGTATGCCAAATCCAGAAAGGGAAATTCCTGGGTTCGCGACAGAAGACAGATTGCTTCTCTCAGGACACCTTTTCTGGATAAAGGGGTTGCATGAGTTTTTTATCCGGATTTTTTTTAATGGGCAGCACCCTGACCGGTGGGCTGATTTTTGGTGCAGGCATCCTTTCGGATTCCTGGAATATGTCCTTTGCAGCCCGTTTTTTTATGTTTTTTTCAGCAGCGTTTTTTCCTTTGTTTTTAGGAGTTACGCAGTTGATGT is drawn from Desulfobotulus mexicanus and contains these coding sequences:
- a CDS encoding EAL domain-containing protein, coding for MSPAKGKRKEMIPEIPPMPPATDSLRQAGIRFYPVADTITGCIRLWIVRKESFSDLLPGRQEWLENLENKGLILKSDMMDFGVALDAFSHLPEEGRLVFFLHPVSMGHPDFPEMLSTILEKKEVSPRRIVLGIQEEDLNAFMDMPGPSLSIHTGTGLCICGAGEKSLSLLHLAGLRPDLFLLESSAFRQYASGQDHAALMVGMLSDACRRIQCVSGVINVNKKKDRRYFNGLGFSLMQGNAVAPASSLPSVHHVEESGGSPDGQVFQGCKGFGVGHLVSPGITAQAADTVEEISRILKNRPPTDSICLLKENRPVGLLMRYNLDRHLSSPYGNALFLKKSVARIMDTEPMIRDAGTPPDEVARAAMSRSAERLLMIF
- a CDS encoding GGDEF domain-containing protein, whose amino-acid sequence is MVSVRSLLDVMSRIQVETARGANPLTGLPGNTSIEKTMEAYRRDQVRMSLIYADLDHFKAYNDCLGFEAGDRMLMFTSRLIRESVSLCCRSDAFIGHVGGDDFVIFTHPAEAEAFARDLTEKFEGETRILYPENIRNQGFFQGKSREGIACQFPMVSISLGIVDCQFHPGMDSSELSLRVAQIKGYAKSRKGNSWVRDRRQIASLRTPFLDKGVA